One stretch of Campylobacter sp. CCS1377 DNA includes these proteins:
- a CDS encoding BspA family leucine-rich repeat surface protein — protein sequence MLELLKDENLDLSSLDISKLDDLSEVFKGSKRKNFSGIGTWDTSSVKNMREMFAYVKYLMRISMIGACIM from the coding sequence TTGCTTGAGTTGTTGAAAGATGAGAATTTGGATTTATCATCTTTAGATATTAGCAAGCTTGATGATTTAAGCGAAGTCTTTAAAGGCAGCAAGCGAAAAAATTTCAGCGGCATAGGCACTTGGGATACTTCAAGCGTTAAAAATATGCGCGAAATGTTTGCTTATGTAAAGTATTTAATGAGAATATCAATGATTGGCGCGTGCATAATGTAA
- a CDS encoding BspA family leucine-rich repeat surface protein gives MSSMFKGTSFNQPLNKWDTSSLENMDSIFLCAKSFNQDINS, from the coding sequence ATGAGCTCTATGTTTAAGGGCACTTCTTTTAATCAACCCTTAAATAAATGGGATACAAGCTCGCTTGAAAATATGGACTCGATTTTCCTTTGCGCTAAGTCTTTCAATCAAGACATAAATTCATGA
- a CDS encoding BspA family leucine-rich repeat surface protein, producing MSLAFMFASKFNQNLDKWNVKNCENFNCMFALSGFKQDLRSWNIDLEQEDVFGEILRNEMKGLI from the coding sequence ATGTCCCTTGCTTTTATGTTTGCAAGTAAATTTAATCAAAATCTTGATAAATGGAATGTTAAAAATTGTGAAAATTTCAACTGCATGTTTGCGCTGTCTGGCTTTAAACAAGATTTAAGATCTTGGAACATTGACTTAGAACAAGAGGATGTATTTGGCGAGATACTTAGAAATGAAATGAAAGGTTTAATATGA
- the kdsB gene encoding 3-deoxy-manno-octulosonate cytidylyltransferase, whose protein sequence is MIIIPTRLASTRFPEKILCDIGGVPMFIATAKQVSSVDEVCIALDDERVQEIAKKYGFKAVLTSKNHESGTDRINEACEKLGLKDDEIIINVQADEPFIEYENLLKFKEFAKDCLKKDAFMASCYKKINKDEASDPNLVKVLCDKDGFALYFSRAKIPYERAEYEESFKGHLGIYAYSVKALREFCALKNSALEKAEKLEQLRAIENGKKIKMLEIITNSMGIDTKEDYERALKFIKS, encoded by the coding sequence ATGATTATCATACCTACAAGGCTGGCTTCTACGCGTTTTCCTGAAAAAATTCTTTGTGATATAGGCGGTGTTCCGATGTTTATTGCTACAGCCAAGCAAGTTTCGAGCGTGGATGAAGTTTGTATTGCACTTGATGATGAAAGAGTGCAAGAGATCGCTAAGAAATACGGCTTTAAAGCGGTTTTAACAAGTAAAAACCACGAAAGTGGCACAGATAGGATAAATGAAGCTTGCGAAAAACTAGGACTTAAAGATGATGAAATTATCATCAATGTGCAAGCCGATGAGCCTTTTATCGAGTATGAAAATTTGCTTAAATTTAAAGAATTTGCCAAAGATTGTCTTAAAAAAGATGCTTTCATGGCAAGTTGTTATAAAAAAATCAACAAAGACGAAGCCAGTGATCCAAATTTAGTTAAAGTGCTTTGCGATAAAGACGGCTTTGCTTTGTATTTTTCAAGAGCAAAAATCCCTTATGAAAGAGCAGAGTATGAAGAGAGTTTTAAGGGACATTTAGGCATTTATGCTTATAGCGTTAAGGCTTTGCGCGAATTTTGTGCTTTAAAAAATTCTGCCCTTGAAAAGGCTGAAAAATTAGAGCAATTAAGGGCCATAGAAAATGGTAAAAAAATCAAAATGCTTGAAATTATCACAAATAGCATGGGAATTGACACTAAAGAAGACTACGAAAGGGCTTTGAAATTCATAAAAAGCTAA
- the thrC gene encoding threonine synthase, with translation MLLVESRNASEKKDFKDAIINPNAPQGGLYSPLILPKFDGEKYTNLPYKEFALKLIESFEFGYEDLFEKALKSYEKFDDKNSPIKLQKIADKTYINELWHGPTRAFKDMALQPFGVLLSEFSKDKKILIICATSGDTGPATLKSFENLENIKVICMYPKGGTSALQELQMRSMDKNNLKVLAIKGDFDDAQRTLKTLLGKQEFKDELHDLDYELCAANSVNFGRILFQIIYHYYASLRLFNEFKEEVQIIVPSGNFGNALGAFYAKLMGAKISKIKIASNSNNILSDFFHKGEYDLKNRVLKKTISPAMDILISSNVERLLFAKFKDKRTKELMELLKTQKYFKLEKEELKSLQEDFEADFCSDEECMKFIKNSKTLIDPHTATCFKMLDISKPSIITSTAEWTKFTPSMIKALFDRECEDEKADFKLLAKEFKVDIKKELLELFDLKNTDEKVYEIRDIENIILEWIKK, from the coding sequence ATGTTATTAGTTGAAAGCAGAAATGCTAGCGAAAAAAAAGATTTTAAAGATGCTATTATAAATCCAAATGCCCCGCAAGGTGGGCTTTACTCGCCCTTAATTTTACCTAAATTTGATGGCGAAAAATACACTAATTTACCTTATAAAGAATTTGCATTAAAGTTAATAGAAAGCTTTGAATTTGGTTATGAAGATTTGTTTGAAAAAGCTTTAAAAAGCTATGAAAAATTTGATGATAAAAACTCACCAATAAAACTTCAAAAAATTGCCGATAAAACCTATATTAACGAGCTTTGGCATGGACCTACAAGGGCTTTTAAAGATATGGCTCTGCAACCTTTTGGTGTGCTTTTGAGTGAATTTTCCAAAGATAAAAAGATTTTAATCATTTGCGCTACAAGTGGCGATACAGGACCTGCAACGCTTAAAAGTTTTGAAAATTTAGAAAATATCAAAGTTATTTGTATGTATCCAAAAGGCGGAACAAGCGCTTTACAAGAACTTCAAATGCGATCAATGGATAAGAATAATTTAAAAGTTTTAGCTATAAAAGGCGATTTTGATGATGCGCAACGCACTTTAAAAACCTTGCTTGGAAAACAAGAATTTAAAGATGAATTGCATGATTTAGACTATGAGCTTTGTGCGGCAAATTCGGTGAATTTTGGCAGAATTTTATTTCAAATCATTTATCATTATTATGCAAGTTTAAGGCTTTTTAATGAATTTAAAGAAGAAGTTCAAATCATCGTGCCAAGTGGAAATTTTGGCAATGCTTTAGGGGCTTTTTATGCCAAGTTAATGGGCGCTAAAATTTCAAAGATTAAAATTGCTTCAAATTCTAACAATATCCTAAGTGATTTTTTTCACAAAGGTGAATACGATCTTAAAAATAGGGTGCTTAAAAAGACGATTTCTCCAGCTATGGATATACTTATTTCTTCCAATGTTGAAAGATTATTATTTGCTAAATTTAAAGATAAAAGAACAAAAGAGCTAATGGAGCTACTTAAAACGCAAAAATATTTTAAGCTTGAAAAAGAAGAGTTAAAAAGTTTGCAAGAAGATTTTGAGGCTGATTTTTGCAGTGATGAAGAGTGTATGAAATTTATCAAAAATAGTAAAACTTTAATCGATCCACACACAGCAACTTGTTTTAAAATGCTTGACATATCAAAACCAAGCATCATCACTTCAACTGCTGAATGGACTAAATTTACCCCAAGCATGATAAAAGCACTTTTTGATAGAGAGTGCGAAGATGAAAAAGCAGATTTTAAGCTTCTAGCAAAAGAATTTAAAGTGGATATCAAAAAAGAACTTTTAGAGCTTTTCGATCTTAAAAATACCGATGAAAAGGTTTATGAAATAAGAGACATTGAAAATATAATTTTAGAATGGATTAAAAAATGA
- a CDS encoding tetraacyldisaccharide 4'-kinase — translation MKEKNYELWLDNYFFKPSFLQKCLAISLLPLSFIYTICAVLNSFFRKKIDFKKPIISVGNLSFGGNGKTPMCKAIAKEFDGVFVVLRGYKRKSKGLIVVKSQNGILCEVSKSGDEAMEYAFCEEISGVIVSEDRVKGIEKAFELGAKIVLLDDAFSKFHIKKFDILLESKIKPFFNFTLPSGAYRLPKFYEKKADFIALEGRDFVRYSYVSENPKAVLVSAIAKPFRLYEHFIKARACYFFKDHYEFKKEELENLLKKHNCDTLMLTFKDFVKVKDFGFKCQIIELNVELKENFKQILHEYVRSFDVIS, via the coding sequence ATGAAAGAAAAAAACTACGAACTTTGGCTGGATAATTATTTTTTTAAGCCTAGTTTCTTACAAAAATGTCTTGCAATTTCACTTTTGCCTTTAAGTTTTATTTATACTATTTGTGCGGTTTTAAATAGTTTTTTTCGCAAAAAAATTGATTTTAAAAAACCCATTATAAGTGTGGGGAATTTGAGTTTTGGCGGTAATGGAAAAACGCCTATGTGTAAAGCTATAGCAAAAGAATTTGATGGTGTTTTTGTTGTACTTAGAGGCTATAAGAGAAAGAGCAAAGGTTTAATTGTCGTTAAAAGTCAAAATGGAATTTTATGTGAAGTAAGCAAAAGTGGCGATGAGGCAATGGAATACGCCTTTTGCGAAGAAATTTCTGGCGTGATAGTGAGTGAAGATAGGGTTAAAGGCATAGAAAAGGCCTTTGAATTAGGTGCTAAAATTGTTTTGCTTGATGATGCTTTTTCTAAATTTCATATTAAAAAATTTGATATTTTGCTTGAAAGTAAGATTAAGCCTTTTTTTAATTTTACCCTGCCAAGCGGAGCTTATCGTTTGCCTAAATTTTATGAAAAAAAAGCTGATTTTATTGCACTTGAAGGAAGGGATTTTGTGCGTTATTCTTATGTCAGTGAAAATCCAAAAGCCGTGCTTGTTAGCGCCATTGCCAAGCCTTTTAGGCTATATGAGCATTTTATTAAGGCTAGAGCTTGTTATTTTTTTAAAGATCATTATGAATTTAAAAAAGAAGAGCTTGAAAATTTGCTAAAAAAACATAATTGCGATACACTAATGCTTACTTTTAAAGATTTTGTAAAAGTGAAAGATTTTGGTTTTAAGTGTCAAATCATAGAATTAAATGTTGAATTAAAAGAAAATTTTAAACAAATTTTGCACGAATATGTAAGGAGTTTTGATGTTATTAGTTGA
- a CDS encoding NAD+ synthase produces the protein MDYKQILQNIDKFIKNKIQLSNTKGVILGLSGGIDSALVAMLCKKALNENVFALLMPTRFSNQENLNDALMLCKELKLEYKILEIQNILDTFLDKSENTNKIRTGNFAARIRMSLLYDYSALKNALVVGTSNKSELLLGYGTIYGDLACAFNPIGDLYKSEIYELAKHLNLHENFIKKAPSADLWEEQSDEKDLGFSYELIDKGLKALENNDKKALEKLDQNLLNMLNSRLKNNAFKRVMPEILSLRVFCK, from the coding sequence ATGGATTATAAGCAAATTTTGCAAAACATTGATAAATTTATAAAAAATAAAATTCAACTTTCTAATACAAAAGGCGTTATCTTAGGACTTAGTGGAGGGATTGATTCTGCTTTGGTTGCAATGCTCTGTAAAAAAGCTTTAAATGAAAATGTTTTTGCACTCTTAATGCCTACAAGATTTTCCAATCAAGAGAATTTAAACGATGCTTTAATGCTTTGCAAAGAACTCAAACTAGAATATAAAATCTTAGAAATTCAAAATATCTTAGATACTTTTTTAGATAAAAGTGAAAATACCAATAAAATTCGCACGGGTAATTTTGCTGCACGCATTAGAATGAGCTTGCTTTATGATTATTCTGCTTTAAAAAATGCTTTGGTTGTTGGTACTTCAAATAAAAGCGAGTTACTTTTAGGCTATGGGACAATTTATGGGGATCTAGCTTGTGCTTTTAATCCTATAGGCGATCTTTATAAAAGCGAAATTTACGAGCTTGCAAAACATTTAAATTTACACGAAAATTTCATCAAAAAAGCCCCAAGCGCAGATCTTTGGGAGGAGCAAAGCGATGAAAAAGATTTAGGCTTTTCTTATGAGCTCATAGATAAAGGTTTGAAAGCGCTTGAAAATAACGATAAAAAAGCACTTGAAAAACTTGATCAAAATTTATTAAATATGCTAAATTCAAGATTAAAAAATAATGCTTTTAAAAGAGTAATGCCTGAGATTTTAAGCTTAAGAGTCTTTTGTAAATGA
- a CDS encoding MBL fold metallo-hydrolase codes for MQILKQACGDYQTNCYIVSSQNAELIIDPGVDALDFIKKNTKNPLAILNTHGHYDHVWDNAKVKKEFNIPIYIHKNDEFMLQDPFSKGFESSKADILIDNEDEFNIADFKLKFHFFPGHTPGCCMIELIGEKIMFSGDFLFNRSIGRWDFPYSDATLMKQSLKKAMAYKNDFILLPGHGEQTSLKTEQEHLPYWLRYIGE; via the coding sequence ATGCAAATTTTAAAACAAGCTTGCGGGGATTATCAAACAAATTGTTACATTGTAAGCTCACAAAATGCAGAGTTAATTATCGATCCAGGAGTTGATGCGCTTGATTTTATCAAAAAAAATACTAAAAATCCTTTGGCGATTTTAAACACTCACGGACATTATGATCATGTTTGGGATAATGCCAAGGTTAAAAAAGAATTTAATATCCCTATTTACATCCACAAAAATGATGAATTTATGCTTCAAGATCCTTTTAGCAAAGGTTTTGAGTCAAGTAAAGCTGATATTTTAATCGACAATGAAGATGAATTTAATATAGCTGATTTTAAGCTTAAATTTCATTTTTTTCCAGGACATACTCCAGGTTGTTGTATGATAGAGCTTATTGGAGAGAAAATAATGTTTAGTGGAGATTTTTTATTTAATAGAAGCATAGGAAGGTGGGATTTTCCTTATTCCGATGCCACTTTAATGAAGCAAAGTCTAAAAAAAGCTATGGCTTATAAGAATGACTTTATTCTTTTGCCAGGACATGGTGAACAAACGAGCTTAAAGACAGAACAAGAGCATTTACCTTACTGGTTAAGATATATAGGTGAATAA
- a CDS encoding HAMP domain-containing sensor histidine kinase, producing MSEAKSVIRQILLIYLTTTGVFLSIFFGIWYEKLYEELISEKSINLKEYHRNIVIGITNSRFVPLEQSAADIAKDSELKFAIFDRKKVFFSNLDYRVDEITLKYRGQGGRDIYKNTVFFIAPLSSSHYYLRHFKNFNPINEEKINKNGLKILIQGFEVSKELFLIRLQVFLSALLSFVLIGIISYFLVKIALRPLENKIHTLNRFIKDSTHEINTPLSVILMSVEQLERQDQNNSPKFKRIKLAAKTLNQIYSDLVFYNFPNTIAQDKVHIDMKNLILERLEYFKLFFEQKKIELVLNLNDNNTLFANKNRIAKMLDNLLSNAIKYNKKSGKIYISLSENILEIKDTGCGIDKQNLKNIFERYARFNQDQGGFGIGLALVKNIAKEYEISVECQSVPNEGSSFILKW from the coding sequence ATGTCCGAAGCTAAAAGCGTTATCAGACAAATTTTACTTATTTATCTTACAACAACAGGAGTATTTTTAAGTATTTTCTTTGGAATTTGGTATGAAAAACTTTATGAGGAGTTAATTTCTGAAAAAAGTATAAATTTAAAAGAATATCATCGAAATATTGTTATAGGTATCACAAATTCAAGATTTGTACCTTTAGAACAAAGTGCTGCTGATATTGCTAAAGATTCTGAGCTTAAATTTGCGATTTTTGATCGTAAAAAGGTATTTTTTAGTAATTTAGATTATAGGGTGGATGAAATCACTTTAAAATACAGAGGACAAGGCGGTAGAGATATTTATAAAAATACAGTTTTTTTTATAGCACCGCTTAGTTCATCTCATTATTATCTAAGACATTTTAAGAATTTTAATCCAATAAATGAAGAAAAAATAAATAAAAATGGTTTAAAAATACTGATACAGGGATTTGAAGTTAGCAAAGAATTGTTTTTAATCCGCTTGCAAGTATTTTTATCTGCCTTACTATCATTTGTGTTAATAGGAATTATCTCTTATTTTTTGGTGAAAATTGCTTTAAGACCTTTGGAAAATAAAATTCATACTTTAAATCGCTTCATTAAAGATTCAACCCATGAAATCAACACCCCTTTAAGTGTAATTTTAATGAGTGTTGAGCAGCTTGAGAGACAAGATCAAAATAATTCGCCAAAATTCAAACGCATTAAACTTGCAGCAAAAACTTTAAATCAAATTTATTCCGATTTGGTTTTTTATAATTTTCCCAATACTATTGCCCAAGATAAGGTTCATATTGATATGAAAAATTTAATCTTAGAGCGTTTGGAATATTTTAAATTATTTTTTGAACAAAAAAAAATCGAACTTGTTTTAAATTTAAACGATAACAATACACTTTTTGCAAATAAAAATCGTATTGCTAAAATGCTTGATAATCTTTTAAGTAATGCTATTAAATATAATAAAAAAAGTGGCAAAATTTATATTTCACTCAGTGAAAATATTTTAGAAATTAAAGATACAGGTTGTGGTATAGATAAACAAAATTTAAAAAATATCTTTGAGCGTTACGCAAGATTCAATCAAGATCAAGGGGGATTTGGCATAGGACTTGCTTTAGTAAAAAACATTGCCAAAGAGTATGAGATTAGCGTAGAATGCCAATCTGTTCCAAACGAAGGTAGTAGCTTTATTTTAAAATGGTGA
- a CDS encoding response regulator transcription factor, with translation MATKILLLEDDMSLSEIIDEYLSDMGYEIKVVDNAADALDLAYEQKFDLWILDVKVPLGDGFSLLKELRSAGKDTPAIFMTSLNTVQDLQKGFGVGCDDYIRKPFELVELCVRIESLLKRSFSHKNDDYEDLGNGYKFALRSQILYHNSEALSLPSKEIKLLSLLLQNKNNFLSLERIFEELWDYNEEPSEMSLRVYVKNLRKILGKDKIINQRGRGYCYVRS, from the coding sequence ATGGCAACTAAAATTCTTTTACTTGAAGATGATATGAGCTTAAGTGAAATTATTGATGAGTATTTAAGTGATATGGGCTATGAAATTAAAGTAGTAGATAATGCAGCTGACGCTCTTGATTTGGCTTATGAGCAAAAATTTGATCTTTGGATTTTGGATGTGAAAGTTCCTTTGGGCGATGGTTTTTCTTTATTAAAAGAATTAAGAAGTGCAGGAAAAGATACGCCCGCTATTTTTATGACTTCTTTAAATACCGTGCAAGATTTACAAAAGGGCTTTGGCGTGGGTTGTGATGATTATATACGAAAACCTTTTGAACTTGTAGAACTTTGCGTGCGTATAGAGTCTTTGCTTAAGCGTTCTTTTTCACATAAAAACGATGATTATGAAGATTTAGGGAATGGCTATAAATTTGCTTTGCGTTCTCAAATTTTGTACCATAATTCAGAGGCTTTATCTTTACCTAGTAAGGAAATCAAGCTTTTAAGTTTATTATTGCAAAATAAAAATAATTTTTTAAGTTTGGAGCGTATTTTTGAAGAATTGTGGGATTATAATGAAGAACCTAGCGAAATGAGTTTAAGGGTTTATGTGAAAAATTTAAGAAAAATTTTAGGAAAAGATAAAATTATCAATCAACGCGGAAGGGGATATTGTTATGTCCGAAGCTAA
- a CDS encoding bacteriohemerythrin, which yields MLPKWDNSYSVHNARIDDQHKKLFELAAEVERISDRPVCKSDVKNLLAEFFTYMKNHFNDEEKYMQMIGYPNYEEHKKIHKEIIQMMIDLIKDIRSTNDLKEKLYVIAKQWLLGHILYEDMKVEKWRKSSLSTDEGDDASFEEVRDIVHEEEICTYLYSCNCKGKVHDVPYGIHNKIQNSGANFTCKVCKQPIKFYKKH from the coding sequence ATGTTACCTAAGTGGGACAATAGTTATAGTGTTCATAATGCTAGAATTGATGATCAACACAAAAAACTCTTTGAATTAGCTGCTGAAGTTGAAAGAATTTCAGATCGTCCGGTATGTAAAAGTGATGTTAAAAATTTACTTGCTGAATTTTTTACATATATGAAAAATCATTTTAATGACGAAGAAAAATATATGCAAATGATAGGTTATCCAAACTATGAAGAGCATAAAAAAATTCACAAAGAAATCATACAAATGATGATAGATTTAATTAAAGACATTAGATCTACAAACGATCTTAAAGAAAAGCTTTATGTTATAGCCAAACAATGGCTATTGGGTCATATCTTATACGAAGATATGAAGGTTGAAAAATGGAGAAAATCTTCCTTAAGCACTGATGAAGGAGATGATGCAAGTTTTGAAGAGGTTAGAGATATAGTTCACGAAGAAGAAATTTGCACTTATTTATATTCTTGCAATTGCAAAGGTAAAGTTCATGATGTGCCTTATGGAATTCACAACAAAATTCAAAATTCAGGCGCTAATTTTACTTGCAAAGTTTGCAAACAACCTATAAAATTTTATAAAAAACATTAA
- a CDS encoding ribbon-helix-helix domain-containing protein, with amino-acid sequence MKSKEEFKSYSLKLPTKLKNRLDQISKNLSKPKSIIIREAIETYLNEFEDFDFAIEALEELKDGNYTEASKKIDKVIAHLKK; translated from the coding sequence ATGAAAAGCAAAGAAGAATTCAAAAGTTACTCTCTAAAATTACCAACAAAATTAAAAAATCGTTTAGATCAAATCAGTAAAAATTTATCTAAACCAAAATCTATCATTATAAGAGAAGCAATTGAGACTTATTTAAATGAATTTGAAGATTTTGATTTTGCTATCGAAGCTTTAGAGGAATTAAAAGATGGAAATTACACTGAAGCGAGTAAAAAAATTGATAAAGTTATTGCTCATCTAAAAAAATAA
- the abc-f gene encoding ribosomal protection-like ABC-F family protein yields MALIDLIKASKKFSEKIVLNEANFSANDGEKIAIIGKNGEGKSTFLKVILGILTLDSGRIIRQNGKSIAMLSQSVDFDTNLSVKELIKKELAEIYQILEDYENLQSKLSTNPHNESLLRQIDDLISLIDSKDAWNIDDKITRILKEFQLLEYENRAVCTLSGGEIRRVGLCVLLLKNPDILLLDEPTNHLDVYMSSFLENMLKNSKMCVIFISHDRYFIDAIADKCVEIDAGNLSVFKGGYVNYLEKKTQILQSLAKSHETLLKHLKSEEEWLRRGVKARLKRNEGRKERILKMREEAKKNPSAIQRLKLEISRAALNFNGEKIINRKKMLFELKNISKSIGNKILFKDFSSRILQGERIAIVGKNGCGKSTFLKVLLGQLHQDSGEIKRGELKIGYFDQARSLVNSDKSLLEIFCPNGGDRVEVRGKNMHVYGYLKNFLFPKEFLDKKVSVLSGGEKNRVALALLFTKEYDVLVLDEPTNDLDIATINILEEYLLSFEGAILLVSHDRYFVDKIATKIYAFEKDGFINIEHIPYTQYLETEKELKEFDEYLANLESNQNKEIISKEKSGKKLSYKENEILKLYPEKIQSLEDEIQKLNQQLSDPKFYQEIGIAKLYEQLENLQQELEKLENAYFEVLEKSQNLN; encoded by the coding sequence ATGGCGCTAATAGATTTAATCAAAGCTTCTAAGAAATTTAGCGAGAAAATTGTTTTAAATGAAGCGAATTTTAGTGCCAATGATGGTGAAAAAATTGCCATTATTGGCAAAAATGGAGAAGGAAAATCTACATTTTTAAAAGTCATTTTGGGTATCCTTACTTTAGATAGCGGTAGAATTATAAGACAAAATGGAAAAAGCATAGCCATGCTTTCTCAAAGTGTGGATTTTGATACCAATTTAAGCGTCAAAGAACTTATTAAAAAAGAACTTGCTGAAATTTATCAAATTTTAGAAGATTATGAAAATTTACAAAGCAAGCTCAGTACAAACCCTCATAATGAATCTTTATTAAGACAAATAGATGATTTGATTTCTCTTATTGATAGCAAAGATGCTTGGAATATTGATGATAAGATCACAAGGATTTTAAAAGAATTTCAGTTATTAGAATACGAAAATAGGGCGGTTTGCACTTTAAGTGGTGGCGAGATTCGCCGTGTGGGGCTTTGTGTGCTTTTGCTTAAAAATCCAGATATTTTGTTACTTGATGAACCTACAAACCATTTGGATGTCTACATGAGCAGCTTTTTGGAAAATATGCTAAAAAATTCTAAAATGTGTGTGATTTTCATCTCGCATGATAGGTATTTTATTGATGCAATTGCAGATAAATGCGTGGAAATTGATGCAGGAAATTTAAGTGTTTTTAAAGGTGGATATGTAAATTATTTAGAAAAGAAAACTCAAATTCTGCAAAGTCTTGCCAAAAGCCATGAAACTCTTTTAAAGCATCTTAAAAGTGAAGAGGAATGGCTAAGGCGCGGAGTTAAAGCGAGATTAAAACGCAATGAAGGACGAAAAGAGCGCATCTTAAAAATGCGAGAAGAGGCTAAGAAAAATCCTAGCGCAATTCAGCGTTTGAAGCTTGAAATTTCAAGAGCAGCTTTAAATTTTAACGGAGAAAAAATTATAAATCGCAAGAAAATGCTTTTTGAGCTTAAAAATATAAGCAAAAGTATAGGAAATAAAATTCTTTTCAAAGACTTTTCAAGTCGTATTTTGCAAGGCGAGCGTATAGCCATAGTGGGGAAGAATGGTTGTGGAAAATCAACTTTTTTAAAAGTGCTTTTAGGTCAGCTTCATCAAGATAGTGGAGAAATAAAAAGAGGCGAGCTTAAAATAGGGTATTTTGATCAGGCTAGAAGTCTTGTAAATTCAGATAAAAGCTTACTTGAAATTTTTTGCCCTAATGGCGGTGATAGAGTGGAAGTGCGTGGTAAAAATATGCATGTTTATGGGTATTTGAAAAATTTTTTATTTCCAAAAGAATTTTTAGATAAAAAAGTATCGGTTTTAAGCGGTGGAGAAAAAAATCGCGTGGCTTTGGCTTTACTATTTACTAAGGAATATGATGTTTTGGTTTTGGATGAGCCTACAAATGATCTTGATATTGCGACTATTAATATTTTAGAAGAGTATTTGCTTAGTTTTGAAGGAGCAATTTTGCTTGTTTCGCATGATAGGTATTTTGTAGATAAAATCGCTACTAAAATTTACGCCTTTGAAAAAGATGGTTTTATTAATATAGAACATATACCTTATACGCAGTATTTAGAAACAGAAAAAGAGCTAAAAGAATTTGATGAATATCTTGCAAATTTAGAGTCAAATCAAAACAAAGAAATTATTTCAAAGGAAAAAAGTGGCAAGAAATTAAGCTATAAAGAAAATGAAATTTTAAAGCTTTATCCTGAAAAAATTCAAAGCTTAGAAGATGAAATTCAAAAACTCAATCAGCAGCTTTCAGATCCTAAATTTTATCAAGAAATTGGAATTGCAAAATTATATGAACAATTAGAAAATTTACAGCAAGAATTAGAAAAATTGGAAAATGCGTATTTTGAAGTATTGGAAAAAAGTCAAAATTTAAATTAG